The Candidatus Binataceae bacterium genome segment GCAGCATCTTGGCCAAAGCCGGACTCGCCCCGCCGGTCGAAATCGCGATCTGCAACGCGCCGCGCTTGACTACGGCAGGCGCAATAAAAGTGCACAGTGCGGTACGATCGGCAACATTCAGCGGGATGCTCAGAGCTCGGGCTTCGAGCGCTATAGCGCGCCCCAGGTCGAAATCCGTTTCGTAGCACCAGGCGAGCACGAAACCGCGCAGATCGCCCGACGTGAACGCGCGCCGGCGATGGCGGATCTGCTGGTTCGCCGCGAGGCTCGTCAGTCCCGCGGTCACCTCGGCGCTGATCACCGTTACATCGGCCGCGGCCTCGAGCAGCGTCCGTACGCGATGCTCGGCCAAACTATCGCCACCGATCACGACGCAGGGCTGCGCAGTGACGTCGAAGAAAAGTGGGACGTAACCCATTACGCGATTCTATTACAACGATGGGTTTGGGAGACAGCCCGATCCAATTGTCCTGATTCAACCCGCTTGATTGATTTACCCCCGCGGCGAAAAATCGGGGAGCGCCAGGAGCGACTATCCGGATGATGCGGGCAGTCAATCAGACCCGAGGCACCGTCCTCTGCGCGCGGCTCGACGTCGCCGACGGAACTGGCGGCCGCGCCCGCGGCTTGCTAGGGCGGATAAGTATCGCACCGGACGAGGGACTGCTCTTCGTCCGCAGCCGCTTCGAACCCTTTATGCTGATGCACATGTTCTTCATGCGCTTCGCGATCGATATCGTGTTCCTCGACCGCGCCGGTCGCGTCGTGCGGATCAGCCGCGAGCTCAAGCCGTGGCGTCTTTCGCCAATCGTTTTCGCGGCGCGCCAGGCGCTCGAGCTGGCGCCCGGCGCAGCATCGCGCAGCCTTACCGCGGTCGGCGATTCGATCAGGATTGTCGAAGACTAAGCCGTGCAATGCCGGCTATCGGCTACTCGGCCGCAGTCGCCGGAATGTATCCTACTATGCCGCTCCTCAACTGAATCCGCAGCCAGCCGCCCGCGATGCCGGTTACGTGAACCAGCTTGCGATGATGGACTTGGGCAACCACTTGCGCGCTGCTGTCCGGCGCCTGGTAGACCGGTGAATCGTGAGTCAGCAGGAATTTCCGGTTGAGAGGGCGCAGTTTTGGCGGCGGCGTTGATGCGACCGTACCGGTCGTCGCAGGAGTCGGAACCGTCGGCGGCGCCGTTACCACCGGCGCCGCGGTCATCAGGCTCGGATCGAGCGCCTTAACCTGCGCATACTCGGCCTGCGCCTCGTCCTGACGACTAGTATCGGCGCTGAGCAGGTTGCCGAGAGCCAGATGGGCATGAGCATTTTTCGGCTCGAGACCGATTGCAGTCAGGAACTGGGCTTCGGCCTCTCTAGGCTTGTTGCGCCTCTGCAGGAGCGCGCCCAGCTTGAGGCGATAACTCACGGCTGCCGGATCGAGCGCGACCGCGGCGCGATACTGCGCCTCCGCCAGACTGGTCTGCTCGTCTGCGTAAGCGTCGCCCAAACCGGCGTGGGCCGCCGCGTTTTTGGGATCGAGCTCCAGCGCCTTCATGTATTCAGGTTGGGCCTGACCGAGCTTATGCTCGAAGGCGTAAAGGTTTCCGAGCGCCAGATGAGGCCGCGCATCCTGCGGCGCGGCGTTTATCGCCGATTGATAGTCAGTTTCAGCATTAGCCACTTGCCCATTAGCCATTGCCTGATCACCGTCGTGCAGATAGTCATCGACCGTCTTATGCGCGCATCCGCTGACTATGAAGAATAAAAACGCAACAAATATTATCCGCATTGCGACGCCTGGCAGCAGATTCCGCTCGATTCGCATGGTAGTGGCTCCGATTATCCCGACGGTGCTCGAGCCCCGCCTTCCAGTTTGCGCGGCGAGCGCTCGCACTCATATCGTGCCATGAACATCACGAGTGTCAAAGAAACGCCGCGCGTTTACGGTTGGCGCGACCGGCACGGTGCGTTATAAGAGGCAGCGTGCGGGTTGTTCTTGTCGCAGCCAAACAACTGGCGCTCGCGAAATCGCGGCTGGCGCCGGCCTTACCCTCGAACCTCGAGCGGGCGACGCTCGCCGAGGCGATGTTCCGCGACGTTCTCGCCGCGGCGCTGAGCGCGCGGCTGGCTGACCGTGTCGCGGTTGTGACCTCGGATATCCGCTTGATTGGTTATGCGCGAGCGGCCGGAACGCTCGTGGTCGACGAGGAATTCCCGCGCGGACTCAACGTCGCGGTGCGGATAGCGACGACGGCATTGAGGGACGCCGGCGCAACCACGATCTGCACCGTCCTATCGGATATTCCATTGACGACCGGCGCCGACATCGATACCGCTCTCACCGTTGATCCCGCTGCACAAGTCGTGCTGATTCCGTCGCGCGACTGCTCGGGCACCAACATGATAGTGCGGACGCCGCCCGACGTCATTGCCACCCAGTTCGGGCGGCTCAGCCTGGTGCGTCATCGCGAGGACTGCCGTGAGCGCGCGATTTCCTGTCAGGTCGTGCGAATCTCCCGTCCGGCGCTTGACCTCGACCTTCCCGCCGACTTAATTGAGTTCGCGCGAACGCCCACCATGACCCATACTTTTCGCAACCTTGACCGCTTGGGCCTGCTCCACGGCTGACCACTCGGCGCGGGCTGCAGACACTATGCTTCAACGAATCCAGCGGCTTGGCGCCGCAATCCTCGACGGGGTCTCGCGCCTGGGACTCTTTGTGCTCTTCCTTGGCGCCGCGCTCGCCCACATAATCGTGCCGCCCTACAAGCCGCGATTGTTGATCCGGCAGATTCGCGCAATCGGCGCGGACTCGTTCTTTCTCGTTGCGCTGATCGGCCTGTTCACCGGCATGGTCTTGGGCCTGCAAGGCTATAACACGCTGCGCCGCTTCGGCTCGGAGGGCGCCCTGGGCACCGTCGTCGCGCTGGTGCTGGTCCGCGAACTCGGACCAGTGCTGGCCGCCTTGATGATCGCGGCGCGCGCCGGCTCCGCGATGGCGGCCGAAATCGGCGCGATGCAAGCGACTGAGCAGATCGATGCGCTGACTGTCATGGCGATCAATCCGATCCAATATCTGGTCTCGCCGCGGGTACTCGCGGGGGTGCTTAGCTTTCCCTTGCTTACGGTGATCTTCGATGTGATTGGTATCTGGGGCGGATGGCTGGTCGGGGTCATTTTCCTGGGCGCCCCGAGCGGCCCGTTCTTCAACGGCATCGCCCACAATTTGGGCTGGCACGACATCCTGACCGGCCTCGTCAAAGCCTTGGTCTTCGGCCTCGTCGTGATGTGGGTCTGCTGCTACAAGGGCTATTTCGCCGCCCGCATGGCGACCGGCGTCAGCCGCGCCACCACGGAGGCGGTCGTCCTGTCAAGCGTACTGGTCCTCGCCTGGGACTATTTTTTGACCGCGATAATGCTGTAAACAGTTGAACCGACCTGAATAGATCAGCCTGAATGGATCACAATGGTAACACAGCGGCGATCGTCGTCCGCAACCTGCGCCGCCGCTTCGGCGCTCAGCAGGTGCTCGATGGCGTCAATCTCGACTGCCCCAGCGGCCAGATTACGACGATCGTGGGGCCCAGCGGCTGCGGTAAGACTGTCCTGCTGAAGCATCTTAATCTCCTGTTGCGGCCCGACTCGGGCAGCATCACGATCGATAACACCGACGTGACGCGCGCCGGCACGCGAGTTGCCGACGCGGTGCGCGAGAAATTCGGCATGCTGTTTCAGGCTGGCGCGCTGTTCGATTCGATGAGCGTCTTCGATAACGTGGCCTTTCCGCTCGTCGAGAAAACGCATCTGAGCCGCGACGAGATCGCGGCGCGCGTCCATGAGATTATCGCCCAGGTCGGACTCGAAGGGATGGAGCATAAGTTTCCTTCCGAGATGAGCGGCGGGATGCAGAAGCGAGCGGCGCTGGCGCGCGCGCTGGTTCATCGGCCGCGAATTCTGATGCTCGACGAACCGACCACCGGCCTCGACCCGACCCGCACCTACTCGATTCATGAACTGGTGCGCGAAACCCAGCGCAAATTCAAACTCACCGCGGTGATGGTGAGCCACGATGTACCGCAGGTGTTTGAGATTTCCGATCGCGTGGCTTATATGCACGCGGGCCGCATCGCGCTCAACGGTCCGGCTGCCGAGATCACCGTATCAAAGGATGAAAACTTCCAGAAGTTCCTGGCCGGCAAGGCCTCGGGCGAGGAGGAACGACCCCTGTCGCAGGTAATTGCGACGCCGGGCCGCTAACCGGTATGTACGCCAGCCGCACCACTCAGTTGATCGTTGGCATCTTTGCCCTCGTCGGCATTGCCGCCCTCGCCATCCTCTCGATGAGCCTCGGACGGATCGAACTGTTCGCCGGCCCGACCTACACGCTCTTCGCGAACTTCGACAATATTTCGGGCCTCAAGGCCGGTGACCAGGTGCAACTCGCGGGCGTCGACATCGGCAAGGTTACGGCGATCGGACTTCATGACAACCGCGCCCATGTTGCGATGCGGATCAAGCAGGGTATCGCGATCGATGACGATGCGATTGCCTCGATAAAGACCAGCGGAATTATCGGCGACAAATATATCGCAATTGCGCTCGGCCCAAGTGATCAAACCATGGCTAATGGCGAAACAATCCGCCATACTCAGTCAGCATTTGTCCTGGAAGATGCGATCGGCCAGTTGATTAACGGT includes the following:
- a CDS encoding bifunctional precorrin-2 dehydrogenase/sirohydrochlorin ferrochelatase, which produces MGYVPLFFDVTAQPCVVIGGDSLAEHRVRTLLEAAADVTVISAEVTAGLTSLAANQQIRHRRRAFTSGDLRGFVLAWCYETDFDLGRAIALEARALSIPLNVADRTALCTFIAPAVVKRGALQIAISTGGASPALAKMLRQELEQSFGVEYATLLTILAQTRARLRECEPDLARRAQLSNTLVRELRNAITRGDYAALDDILMRHLGATLAGLGLDARLSDPLHYQVTPAVEAK
- a CDS encoding DUF192 domain-containing protein, with the translated sequence MMRAVNQTRGTVLCARLDVADGTGGRARGLLGRISIAPDEGLLFVRSRFEPFMLMHMFFMRFAIDIVFLDRAGRVVRISRELKPWRLSPIVFAARQALELAPGAASRSLTAVGDSIRIVED
- a CDS encoding tetratricopeptide repeat protein, yielding MRIERNLLPGVAMRIIFVAFLFFIVSGCAHKTVDDYLHDGDQAMANGQVANAETDYQSAINAAPQDARPHLALGNLYAFEHKLGQAQPEYMKALELDPKNAAAHAGLGDAYADEQTSLAEAQYRAAVALDPAAVSYRLKLGALLQRRNKPREAEAQFLTAIGLEPKNAHAHLALGNLLSADTSRQDEAQAEYAQVKALDPSLMTAAPVVTAPPTVPTPATTGTVASTPPPKLRPLNRKFLLTHDSPVYQAPDSSAQVVAQVHHRKLVHVTGIAGGWLRIQLRSGIVGYIPATAAE
- the cofC gene encoding 2-phospho-L-lactate guanylyltransferase; the protein is MRVVLVAAKQLALAKSRLAPALPSNLERATLAEAMFRDVLAAALSARLADRVAVVTSDIRLIGYARAAGTLVVDEEFPRGLNVAVRIATTALRDAGATTICTVLSDIPLTTGADIDTALTVDPAAQVVLIPSRDCSGTNMIVRTPPDVIATQFGRLSLVRHREDCRERAISCQVVRISRPALDLDLPADLIEFARTPTMTHTFRNLDRLGLLHG
- a CDS encoding MlaE family lipid ABC transporter permease subunit, with amino-acid sequence MLQRIQRLGAAILDGVSRLGLFVLFLGAALAHIIVPPYKPRLLIRQIRAIGADSFFLVALIGLFTGMVLGLQGYNTLRRFGSEGALGTVVALVLVRELGPVLAALMIAARAGSAMAAEIGAMQATEQIDALTVMAINPIQYLVSPRVLAGVLSFPLLTVIFDVIGIWGGWLVGVIFLGAPSGPFFNGIAHNLGWHDILTGLVKALVFGLVVMWVCCYKGYFAARMATGVSRATTEAVVLSSVLVLAWDYFLTAIML
- a CDS encoding ATP-binding cassette domain-containing protein codes for the protein MDHNGNTAAIVVRNLRRRFGAQQVLDGVNLDCPSGQITTIVGPSGCGKTVLLKHLNLLLRPDSGSITIDNTDVTRAGTRVADAVREKFGMLFQAGALFDSMSVFDNVAFPLVEKTHLSRDEIAARVHEIIAQVGLEGMEHKFPSEMSGGMQKRAALARALVHRPRILMLDEPTTGLDPTRTYSIHELVRETQRKFKLTAVMVSHDVPQVFEISDRVAYMHAGRIALNGPAAEITVSKDENFQKFLAGKASGEEERPLSQVIATPGR
- the mlaD gene encoding outer membrane lipid asymmetry maintenance protein MlaD, which gives rise to MYASRTTQLIVGIFALVGIAALAILSMSLGRIELFAGPTYTLFANFDNISGLKAGDQVQLAGVDIGKVTAIGLHDNRAHVAMRIKQGIAIDDDAIASIKTSGIIGDKYIAIALGPSDQTMANGETIRHTQSAFVLEDAIGQLINGTGSGSSPAGNNTKTAAGSGSGVSIDPTANAANCDCSQQKGSK